The following are encoded together in the Cicer arietinum cultivar CDC Frontier isolate Library 1 chromosome 2, Cicar.CDCFrontier_v2.0, whole genome shotgun sequence genome:
- the LOC140919282 gene encoding uncharacterized protein: MNGGGFPSNLPTLNGKNWERWSTSIRSLLGSQEVFEIVQDGYEQLRANPTERQQTTFKDCKKIDCKALFYIQQSVDSNNFERILKEFTSKEAWEILVKYYTGGEKANKVKLQMLRRQCELLQMQEDEVVAYYFHRVQVVVNHMRTNGESLTEMVIIEKIFRTLTQTYDHIVVAIEESKDLDKMKVEDLQGYLEAFELRVRERCATTSTSQVQALQA, translated from the coding sequence atGAATGGAGGAGGATTTCCATCGAATTTGCCAACTCTAAATGGGAAGAACTGGGAGAGGTGGTCTACATCCATTAGATCGTTGTTGGGATCTCAAGAAGTGTTTGAGATTGTTCAAGATGGCTATGAACAACTTCGTGCGAATCCAACGGAAAGACAACAAACAACTTTCAAAGATTGCAAGAAAATAGATTGCAAGGCATTGTTTTACATCCAACAGAGTGTGGATTCAAACAACTTTGAAAGGATATTGAAGGAATTTACATCAAAGGAGGCATGGGAGATCTTGGTCAAGTACTATACAGGTGGGGAAAAGGCCAATAAAGTGAAGCTCCAAATGCTAAGAAGGCAATGCGAATTATTGCAGATGCAAGAAGATGAAGTTGTGGCATATTACTTCCATCGTGTACAGGTTGTTGTTAATCATATGAGAACAAATGGTGAATCATTAACTGAAATGGTGATTATTGAAAAGATCTTTAGAACATTAACACAAACGTACGATCACATAGTGGTggcaattgaagaatcaaaggatcttgaTAAGATGAAGGTGGAGGATTTGCAAGGCTATCTTGAAGCTTTTGAACTGAGAGTAAGAGAAAGGTGTGCAACAACCTCAACATCTCAAGTGCAGGCCCTACAGGCCTAA